Proteins encoded in a region of the Salipiger sp. CCB-MM3 genome:
- a CDS encoding DUF1127 domain-containing protein, translating to MAFLTATARNEQAPFFSRFFAAIGNGLVSIGESNPRLRKIEALQRLSDEQLAERGIRREDIVRHVFQDVFYL from the coding sequence ATGGCATTTCTGACTGCAACCGCACGCAACGAACAAGCACCGTTCTTTTCGCGTTTCTTCGCAGCCATCGGCAACGGCCTTGTCTCGATCGGTGAATCGAACCCGCGCCTGCGCAAAATCGAAGCCCTGCAGCGTCTGTCGGACGAGCAGCTGGCCGAGCGTGGCATCCGCCGCGAAGACATCGTGCGCCACGTCTTCCAAGACGTCTTCTATCTCTGA